A genomic segment from Amia ocellicauda isolate fAmiCal2 chromosome 13, fAmiCal2.hap1, whole genome shotgun sequence encodes:
- the ostc gene encoding oligosaccharyltransferase complex subunit ostc isoform X1, translating to METLYGLPFIVLECPNIKLKKPSWLHMPSAMTVYALVIVSYFLITGGIIYDVIVEPPSVGSMTDEHGHQRPVAFLAYRVNGQYIMEGLASSFLFTMGGLGFIILDRSNAPNIPKLNRFLLLFIGFVSVLLSFFMARVFMRMKLPVRNIIKNGAISGKNRKKAAEKPAGTGRQTVI from the exons ATGGAGACTTTATACGGTCTTCCATTTATTGTGCTGGAATGTCCCAATATAAAGCTCAAAAAGCCTTCCTGGCTGCACATGCCTTCGGCTATGACTGTCTATGCTTTAGTTATCGTGTCGTACTTTCTCATTACTGGAG GCATAATCTATGATGTCATTGTTGAACCTCCCAGTGTGGGCTCCATGACGGATGAACATGGCCATCAGAGGCCAGTAGCCTTTTTGGCCTACAG AGTCAATGGACAATATATCATGGAAGGTTTGGCCTCCAGCTTTCTGTTCACAATGGGAGGCCTGGGATTTATAATACTGGACCGCTCCAATGCGCCAAACATCCCTAAGCTCAACAGGTTCCTGCTTCTCTTCATTGGGTTCGTCAGCGTACTCCTCAGCTTTTTCATGGCCAGAGTGTTCATGAGAATGAAACTGCC GGTCAGAAACATCATCAAGAATGGAGCAATATCTGGAAAGAATAGAAAAAAAGCTGCAGAAAAACCCGCTGGAACAGGAAGACAGACTGTCATTTGA
- the ostc gene encoding oligosaccharyltransferase complex subunit ostc isoform X2 — METLYGLPFIVLECPNIKLKKPSWLHMPSAMTVYALVIVSYFLITGGIIYDVIVEPPSVGSMTDEHGHQRPVAFLAYRVNGQYIMEGLASSFLFTMGGLGFIILDRSNAPNIPKLNRFLLLFIGFVSVLLSFFMARVFMRMKLPGYLMG; from the exons ATGGAGACTTTATACGGTCTTCCATTTATTGTGCTGGAATGTCCCAATATAAAGCTCAAAAAGCCTTCCTGGCTGCACATGCCTTCGGCTATGACTGTCTATGCTTTAGTTATCGTGTCGTACTTTCTCATTACTGGAG GCATAATCTATGATGTCATTGTTGAACCTCCCAGTGTGGGCTCCATGACGGATGAACATGGCCATCAGAGGCCAGTAGCCTTTTTGGCCTACAG AGTCAATGGACAATATATCATGGAAGGTTTGGCCTCCAGCTTTCTGTTCACAATGGGAGGCCTGGGATTTATAATACTGGACCGCTCCAATGCGCCAAACATCCCTAAGCTCAACAGGTTCCTGCTTCTCTTCATTGGGTTCGTCAGCGTACTCCTCAGCTTTTTCATGGCCAGAGTGTTCATGAGAATGAAACTGCC AGGATACCTCATGGGTTAA
- the rpl34 gene encoding large ribosomal subunit protein eL34, which translates to MSASVRSSLSGSAVTSTLTLTGALSLPVTLPSGVNMVQRLTYRRRLSYNTASNKTRLSRTPGNRIVYLYTKKVGKAPKSACGICPGRLRGVRAVRPQVLMRLSKTKKHVSRAYGGSMCAKCVRDRIKRAFLIEEQKIVVKVLKAQAQSQKSK; encoded by the exons ATGTCGGCCTCCGTGCGGAGTTCTCTTTCCGGTTCAGCGGTGACTTCAACTCTCACCCTGACTGGAGCTCTTTCTCTTCCGGTTACGCTACCATCAG GTGTCAACATGGTTCAGCGTCTCACATACCGTCGTAGGCTGTCCTACAACACCGCCTCAAACAAAACTAGGCT GTCCCGAACCCCTGGTAACCGCATCGTGTACCTGTACACCAAGAAGGTGGGCAAAGCCCCCAAGTCTGCCTGTGGCATCTGCCCCGGACGCCTGCGTGGT GTGCGTGCTGTTAGACCCCAGGTGTTGATGAGGCTCTCCAAGACCAAGAAGCATGTCAGCAGAGCCTATGGTGGCTCCATGTGTGCAAAATGTGTGCGTGACAG AATCAAGCGTGCTTTTCTCATTGAAGAGCAGAAGATTGTTGTCAAAGTGCTGAAGGCACAGGCACAGAGCCAGAAGTCtaagtaa